One part of the Granulicella arctica genome encodes these proteins:
- a CDS encoding sigma-54-dependent transcriptional regulator, with amino-acid sequence MNHVLIVDDEAEIRESLENILREEGYVVTTAATATEALELLRDAAYDVVLLDIWLPDRDGLDTLGEIRQMESAHVPEVVIISGHGTIEAAVKATKLGAYDFLEKPLSLARTLIVLKNAMKARQMREDNQEFARQLSVKGTVTGNSVPMKALRQQIKLMAPTNGRVLIFGESGTGKELIGRAMHEESLRKDRVFVELNCAAIPEDYIETELFGYRHGAGPAGPGSPTEKRGTFERADGGTLFLDEVGDMSLKTQAKVLRALDEQRFLPVGASHPVHVDVRVIAATNKDLEEEIARGNFREDLFYRLNVIPFFVPPLRDRKEDIPLLVKEFLQQFGQQYGRPRMEMSDDALAALKQYHWPGNVRELRNLVERVLILNPKVQRIEKKHLPVLVFRDAGKAAGRGEEFATLLQAREAYERDYILKKLDECHGNVSRAAEGLGLERSHLYRKMKALGVSVKE; translated from the coding sequence TTGAATCATGTGCTGATCGTCGACGACGAAGCAGAGATACGGGAGTCGCTCGAGAACATCTTGCGCGAGGAGGGGTATGTCGTCACGACTGCTGCGACCGCGACTGAGGCTCTGGAGCTGCTGCGCGACGCGGCGTATGACGTGGTGCTGCTGGATATCTGGCTACCGGATAGGGACGGGCTGGATACGCTAGGCGAGATTCGTCAGATGGAGAGCGCGCATGTGCCGGAGGTAGTGATCATCAGCGGGCACGGGACGATCGAGGCCGCGGTGAAGGCGACGAAGCTGGGGGCGTACGACTTTTTGGAGAAGCCGCTGAGCCTGGCACGGACGCTGATCGTGCTGAAGAATGCGATGAAGGCGCGGCAGATGCGCGAAGATAACCAGGAGTTCGCACGGCAGCTTTCGGTGAAGGGTACGGTGACGGGCAACAGTGTGCCGATGAAGGCGCTGCGGCAGCAGATCAAGCTGATGGCTCCGACGAATGGGCGGGTGTTGATCTTCGGCGAGAGTGGGACGGGCAAGGAGCTGATCGGGCGGGCGATGCATGAGGAGAGCTTGCGCAAGGACCGCGTGTTTGTGGAACTGAACTGCGCGGCGATTCCGGAGGACTATATCGAGACGGAGCTGTTCGGGTATCGCCATGGCGCGGGGCCTGCGGGGCCGGGGAGCCCGACGGAGAAGCGCGGGACCTTTGAGCGGGCGGATGGAGGAACGCTGTTTCTTGACGAGGTAGGCGACATGAGCCTGAAGACGCAGGCGAAGGTGTTGCGTGCGCTCGATGAGCAACGTTTTCTGCCGGTAGGTGCGAGCCATCCGGTGCATGTGGATGTGCGTGTGATTGCGGCGACGAATAAGGATCTGGAAGAGGAGATTGCGCGGGGGAACTTTCGCGAGGATCTTTTTTACCGGCTCAATGTGATTCCGTTTTTCGTGCCTCCGCTGCGCGACCGCAAGGAGGATATTCCGCTGCTGGTGAAGGAGTTTTTGCAGCAGTTTGGGCAGCAGTATGGGCGGCCACGCATGGAGATGAGCGACGATGCGCTGGCGGCGCTGAAGCAGTATCACTGGCCGGGAAATGTGCGTGAGTTGCGCAATCTGGTCGAGCGTGTGCTGATCCTGAACCCAAAGGTGCAGCGGATCGAGAAGAAGCATCTGCCGGTACTGGTGTTTCGCGATGCAGGTAAGGCGGCGGGGCGGGGCGAGGAGTTTGCGACGTTGCTGCAGGCGCGTGAGGCGTATGAGCGGGACTACATCCTGAAGAAGCTGGATGAGTGCCATGGGAATGTAAGCCGCGCGGCGGAGGGGTTGGGACTGGAGCGGAGTCATCTGTATCGGAAGATGAAGGCGCTTGGGGTCAGCGTAAAAGAGTAG
- a CDS encoding amidohydrolase codes for MRAFSALLPIVSLFSFTAIAQDIPALVDKQLGELVQTYKGIHAHPELSHHEEQTSALLAGELRNAGYTVTEHVGKYPDGSQAYGLVGILKNGTGPTLLVRADMDALPVVEETGVSYASHVKAKNPAGQEVGVMHACGHDVHVTTMVGVARTMAALKSQWHGTLMLVGQPSEETIDGAKAMMADHLYERFGKPDIAIALHDTSTLAAGQVGMTSGPALASSISYDVTMRGIGGHGSTPQAGKDPIVMAAEFIVELQTVVSRSEDPQDPAVITVGDIHGGTKRNIIPNEVKMELTTRAFSDKARQTIFDGITRTAKGVGVAAGVPENLMPVVKLLEDESTPVLYNDPALSLRVKAALVKALGAKNVSETPRIMGSEDFGVLGDDHKIPVTMFWLGAADPAKLAAAQAAGKELPGPHTSKFEPLPEPTLRTGVTAMSSVAIALLQ; via the coding sequence ATGCGAGCCTTTTCCGCGCTGCTGCCCATCGTGTCCCTTTTTTCTTTCACTGCGATTGCGCAGGATATTCCTGCTCTTGTCGATAAGCAGCTTGGCGAGTTAGTGCAGACATACAAAGGGATCCATGCGCATCCGGAGCTGTCGCACCATGAAGAGCAGACCTCTGCCCTACTTGCAGGCGAGTTGCGTAACGCGGGCTACACAGTGACGGAGCATGTAGGCAAGTATCCGGATGGGTCGCAGGCGTATGGGCTGGTCGGGATACTGAAGAATGGGACCGGGCCGACGCTGCTGGTTCGAGCAGACATGGATGCGCTGCCGGTGGTGGAAGAGACGGGCGTGAGCTATGCAAGCCATGTGAAGGCGAAGAATCCGGCGGGACAAGAGGTCGGCGTGATGCACGCGTGCGGACATGATGTCCACGTGACGACGATGGTTGGAGTGGCGCGCACGATGGCGGCACTGAAGAGCCAGTGGCATGGGACGCTGATGCTGGTGGGGCAGCCGTCGGAGGAGACGATTGACGGAGCGAAGGCGATGATGGCGGACCATCTGTATGAGCGCTTCGGCAAGCCCGATATAGCGATAGCGCTGCACGACACGAGCACGCTGGCAGCAGGTCAGGTTGGGATGACGAGCGGGCCGGCGCTGGCGAGCTCAATCTCGTACGACGTGACGATGCGTGGGATCGGTGGGCATGGCTCGACGCCGCAGGCGGGCAAGGACCCGATCGTGATGGCGGCAGAGTTTATTGTCGAGCTACAGACGGTGGTGAGCCGGTCGGAGGACCCGCAGGACCCGGCGGTCATTACGGTGGGCGACATTCATGGCGGGACGAAGCGGAACATTATCCCGAATGAGGTGAAGATGGAGCTGACGACACGAGCGTTCTCGGACAAAGCGCGGCAGACGATCTTCGATGGAATCACGCGAACGGCGAAGGGAGTGGGGGTAGCGGCGGGGGTTCCGGAGAACCTGATGCCGGTGGTGAAGCTGCTGGAGGATGAGTCGACGCCGGTGCTTTACAACGATCCTGCGCTGTCACTGCGGGTAAAGGCGGCTCTGGTGAAGGCTCTGGGTGCGAAGAATGTCTCTGAAACCCCGCGAATTATGGGTAGCGAGGACTTTGGTGTTCTGGGGGACGATCACAAGATTCCGGTGACTATGTTCTGGCTGGGTGCGGCAGATCCGGCGAAGCTGGCTGCGGCGCAGGCCGCGGGCAAGGAGCTGCCCGGACCGCATACGAGCAAGTTTGAACCGCTGCCGGAGCCTACGCTGCGGACGGGTGTGACGGCGATGAGTTCGGTGGCGATTGCGCTGCTGCAATAG
- the glgA gene encoding glycogen synthase, with product MRVGLMTREYPPNVYGGAGVHVEYLSLELAKKIEVEVHCWGTQQEDIGNLHVHGLEPVPEITGDTKQKFKAAVDAFALNLAQMKELSAIDIVHTHTWYVSMAGFLAKKLYNIPFVLTTHSLEPLRAWKAEQLGSGYALSSWMERTAILDADAIIAVSNGTKADILKAYPEVQPDRIHVIYNGIDLNQYQKTDDITALKKYGVDTTQPYVLFVGRITRQKGVTHLVEAIPHMPPGTQVVLCAGAPDTPEIAAEMREMIEALRQNTTGPTHNIVWIEQMVTKQEAIQLYSNCAVFCCPSVYEPFGIINLEAMACKAPVVASATGGILEVVVEGETGHLVPFDPDPKTTFPSNPAQFARDLAAQVTDLLSDPAKAKRYGEAGRKRVEEKFAWSAIADQTIDLYRSLIAAKKK from the coding sequence ATGCGCGTAGGCCTGATGACCCGTGAGTATCCACCCAACGTCTACGGCGGAGCCGGTGTCCACGTCGAATACCTCTCGCTCGAACTCGCAAAAAAGATCGAGGTCGAGGTCCACTGCTGGGGCACGCAGCAGGAAGACATCGGGAACCTCCACGTCCACGGGCTCGAACCCGTCCCCGAGATCACCGGCGACACGAAACAAAAGTTCAAGGCCGCCGTCGATGCCTTCGCCCTCAACCTCGCGCAGATGAAAGAGCTCAGCGCCATCGATATCGTCCACACCCACACATGGTACGTCTCGATGGCAGGCTTCCTCGCCAAAAAGCTCTACAACATCCCCTTCGTCCTCACCACACACTCGCTTGAACCCCTCCGCGCTTGGAAGGCCGAGCAGCTAGGCAGCGGTTATGCCTTGTCCTCTTGGATGGAGCGGACGGCAATTCTGGATGCAGACGCCATCATCGCCGTCTCAAACGGCACCAAAGCCGACATCCTCAAGGCCTACCCCGAGGTCCAGCCCGACCGTATCCACGTCATCTACAACGGCATCGACCTCAACCAGTACCAGAAGACCGACGACATCACTGCTCTGAAAAAATACGGCGTCGATACCACCCAGCCCTACGTCCTCTTCGTCGGCCGCATCACCCGTCAGAAGGGCGTCACGCATCTCGTCGAGGCCATCCCGCATATGCCTCCCGGCACCCAGGTCGTCCTCTGCGCAGGCGCGCCCGATACCCCCGAGATCGCCGCAGAGATGCGCGAGATGATCGAAGCCCTCCGCCAAAACACCACCGGCCCCACCCACAACATCGTCTGGATCGAGCAGATGGTCACCAAGCAGGAGGCCATCCAGCTCTACTCCAACTGCGCCGTCTTCTGTTGCCCTTCCGTCTACGAGCCCTTCGGCATCATCAACCTTGAAGCCATGGCCTGCAAGGCTCCCGTCGTCGCCTCCGCCACCGGCGGCATCCTCGAGGTCGTCGTCGAAGGCGAGACCGGCCACCTCGTCCCCTTCGATCCCGACCCCAAGACCACCTTCCCCTCCAACCCCGCTCAGTTTGCCCGCGACCTCGCCGCGCAGGTCACCGACCTCCTCAGCGACCCCGCGAAAGCCAAACGCTACGGCGAAGCCGGTCGCAAACGAGTCGAAGAGAAATTCGCCTGGTCCGCCATAGCCGACCAGACTATCGACCTCTACCGCTCTCTGATCGCCGCAAAGAAAAAGTAA
- the era gene encoding GTPase Era yields the protein MPFRSGFVSIIGRPNAGKSTLLNALLGQKLAIVTHKPQTTRTRIHGVLEVPLKKKAKGEPGHPAAQVILVDTPGVHKPDTQLDRRMMQEVHDALESRDAVLFIVDVTHRLPQAEKPEKQGTLKSFTKNRVELSKAEDDFALSLIRKLECPVLLVLNKIDAIPKADLLPLIAHWSTLHTFADVIPISARKKENLELLLDKIVGQLPEGQRYFPKHQLTDQPERFLVAELIREKILMLTGEEVPYATAVVIEKFEEPEPELTITGKVKKRPAGAKLPVTKISAAIFCERTGQKAILIGKQGTMLKQIGSTARKDIESLLGTRVFLELFVKVQEEWRSSRGFVEDLDWRRQLEEIAARQLHEEKPE from the coding sequence ATGCCCTTTCGCTCCGGATTCGTCTCTATCATCGGCCGCCCCAACGCGGGTAAGTCCACGCTGCTTAACGCCCTGCTCGGCCAGAAGCTCGCCATTGTCACCCACAAGCCGCAGACCACGCGCACCCGCATCCACGGCGTCCTCGAGGTTCCGCTCAAAAAGAAGGCCAAGGGAGAGCCGGGCCATCCCGCCGCGCAGGTCATCCTCGTCGATACCCCCGGCGTCCACAAGCCCGACACCCAGCTCGACCGTCGCATGATGCAGGAGGTCCACGACGCCCTCGAATCGCGCGACGCCGTCCTCTTTATCGTCGACGTTACCCACCGCCTCCCGCAGGCGGAAAAGCCCGAGAAGCAAGGCACCCTCAAGTCCTTTACCAAAAACCGCGTCGAGCTCTCCAAAGCCGAAGACGACTTCGCCCTCTCGCTCATCCGCAAACTCGAGTGCCCCGTCCTCCTCGTCCTCAACAAGATCGACGCCATTCCCAAGGCCGACCTGCTCCCCCTCATCGCGCACTGGTCAACCCTCCACACCTTCGCGGATGTCATCCCCATCTCCGCTCGCAAGAAGGAAAACCTCGAGCTCCTCCTCGACAAGATCGTCGGCCAGCTCCCCGAGGGCCAGCGCTACTTCCCCAAGCACCAGCTCACCGATCAGCCCGAGCGCTTCCTCGTCGCCGAGCTCATCCGCGAAAAGATCCTCATGCTCACCGGCGAAGAGGTCCCCTACGCCACCGCCGTCGTCATCGAAAAGTTCGAAGAGCCCGAGCCGGAACTCACCATCACCGGCAAGGTAAAGAAGCGGCCCGCCGGAGCCAAACTCCCCGTCACCAAAATCTCCGCCGCTATCTTCTGCGAGCGCACCGGCCAGAAGGCCATCCTCATCGGCAAGCAGGGCACGATGCTCAAGCAGATCGGCTCTACCGCGCGCAAGGACATCGAATCCCTCCTCGGCACCCGCGTCTTCCTCGAACTCTTCGTCAAGGTTCAGGAAGAGTGGCGCAGCAGCCGCGGCTTCGTCGAAGACCTTGACTGGCGCCGCCAACTCGAAGAGATCGCTGCACGCCAGCTCCACGAAGAAAAACCCGAGTAG
- a CDS encoding NIPSNAP family protein produces MQRRHFLATSLAASAATLTDSLAAQTAASSSRELYQLRRYHLQSGPQIKLTQSYFADALIPALTRMGLGPIGAFSLQYGPETPAFYLLIPSQSAELLATLDLHLAEDVAFLKAAEPFWSAPATAPPFERIDTSLLQAFAGWPKLAIPAIKGKRIFQLRTYESPSHAAHVRKIEMFHSGEFEIFQNAGCNPVFFSDTLIGPRMPSLTYMLSYSDLAALDKGWQAFVSDPAWKKLSSSPRYNYEAIVSNISNLILSPLPSSQI; encoded by the coding sequence ATGCAGCGCCGTCACTTCCTGGCAACATCCCTCGCCGCCTCAGCCGCCACCCTCACCGACAGTCTAGCCGCGCAGACCGCTGCATCCAGCTCCCGCGAGCTCTATCAGCTACGCCGCTACCATCTGCAGTCCGGCCCGCAGATAAAACTCACCCAGAGCTACTTTGCCGATGCCCTCATCCCCGCGCTCACCCGCATGGGCCTCGGCCCTATCGGAGCTTTCAGCCTCCAGTACGGTCCTGAGACGCCAGCCTTCTACCTGCTCATCCCGAGCCAATCAGCCGAACTCCTCGCCACTCTGGACCTCCATCTCGCCGAAGACGTCGCCTTCCTCAAGGCCGCCGAGCCCTTCTGGAGCGCCCCCGCGACCGCGCCTCCCTTCGAACGCATCGACACCTCGCTCCTCCAGGCCTTCGCCGGCTGGCCCAAGCTGGCGATTCCGGCGATCAAAGGCAAGCGCATCTTCCAACTCCGCACCTATGAGAGCCCGAGCCACGCCGCCCACGTCCGCAAGATCGAGATGTTCCACAGCGGCGAGTTCGAGATCTTCCAAAACGCTGGCTGCAACCCCGTCTTCTTCTCGGACACCCTCATCGGCCCGCGCATGCCCTCGCTCACCTACATGCTCAGCTACTCAGACCTCGCCGCCCTCGACAAAGGATGGCAGGCATTCGTGAGCGATCCGGCATGGAAGAAGCTCTCCTCCTCGCCCCGCTACAACTACGAGGCCATCGTCAGCAATATCTCCAACCTGATCCTCAGCCCCTTGCCCTCCTCGCAGATCTAA
- a CDS encoding hemolysin family protein, giving the protein MSPLFVITLLVLLVVLTLAAYVDRVYSEMGKFLAREYQDNIDAWEQVVEPRFHLGRESVALSASVLRQLSLGAIALLSGLRLYTGAVHMPAFALAPSLSQVFRAAFELILLILIFDRLVPQILFSRTRGLWIAKIIYLLEVLFYLVLPVTLLLGLLLSIAALAEPEDEQEAEHPSEAMDALLEAGEEEGILEESDRELVRSVVEFGDKVVREVMTPRPEIFAVPGTLTLQQFTAQLDEHAFSRVPVYTGSLDSITGIAFAHDLLQILDIDAQTITVAAVQRPAAFVPETKKVAELLREMQREKQHMRIVIDEYGGVAGLVTIEDLLEAIVGNIADEHDEPEDDDTPIREENGAYTVSGSFELSRLRDLFADQFEHPIRPDEDGKQDPDEDEGREDRDTRDDPTALRLPEHYESTTLGGLVSEIAGHIPLPGEVVEEDGLRLEVLASTDRRIDRIRVSLAAPQNPD; this is encoded by the coding sequence ATGAGCCCCCTCTTCGTCATCACGCTCCTCGTTCTGCTGGTGGTTCTTACCCTCGCCGCCTATGTTGATCGCGTCTACTCCGAGATGGGCAAGTTCCTCGCCCGCGAGTACCAGGACAACATCGACGCCTGGGAGCAGGTCGTCGAGCCCCGCTTCCATCTCGGCCGCGAGTCCGTCGCCCTCTCCGCCTCTGTCCTTCGCCAGCTCTCGCTCGGAGCCATCGCGCTTCTCTCCGGCCTGCGTCTCTACACCGGCGCGGTCCACATGCCGGCGTTCGCCCTCGCGCCCAGCCTCTCCCAGGTCTTCCGCGCCGCCTTCGAGCTCATCCTCCTCATTCTTATCTTCGACCGCCTCGTCCCGCAGATCCTCTTCAGCCGCACCCGTGGCCTCTGGATCGCGAAGATCATCTATCTCCTCGAAGTTCTCTTCTACCTTGTCCTTCCCGTCACCTTGCTGCTTGGTCTATTGCTCTCCATCGCCGCCCTCGCCGAACCCGAAGACGAGCAGGAAGCCGAACATCCCTCCGAAGCCATGGATGCCCTGCTCGAAGCCGGAGAAGAAGAAGGCATCCTCGAAGAGTCCGACCGCGAGCTCGTCCGCTCGGTCGTCGAGTTCGGCGACAAGGTCGTCCGCGAGGTCATGACCCCGCGCCCCGAGATCTTCGCCGTCCCCGGCACCCTCACCCTGCAACAGTTCACCGCGCAGCTCGACGAGCACGCCTTCTCCCGCGTCCCCGTCTACACCGGTTCGCTCGACTCCATCACCGGCATCGCCTTCGCCCACGATCTTCTCCAGATCCTCGACATCGACGCTCAGACCATCACTGTCGCCGCCGTCCAGCGCCCCGCCGCCTTCGTCCCCGAGACCAAAAAGGTCGCCGAGCTCCTCCGCGAGATGCAGCGCGAGAAGCAACACATGCGCATCGTCATCGACGAGTACGGCGGCGTCGCTGGTCTCGTCACCATCGAAGATCTCCTCGAAGCCATCGTCGGCAACATCGCCGATGAGCACGACGAGCCCGAGGACGACGACACGCCCATCCGCGAAGAAAACGGTGCCTACACCGTCTCTGGCAGCTTCGAGCTCTCGCGCCTCCGCGACCTCTTCGCCGACCAGTTCGAGCATCCCATTCGTCCCGACGAAGACGGCAAACAGGACCCCGACGAAGATGAGGGCAGGGAAGACCGCGATACCCGCGACGACCCAACCGCCCTCCGCCTGCCCGAGCACTACGAGTCCACCACCCTCGGTGGCCTCGTCTCCGAGATCGCCGGACACATCCCGCTCCCCGGAGAGGTCGTCGAAGAGGACGGTTTGCGCCTCGAGGTCCTCGCCTCCACCGATCGCCGCATCGACCGTATCCGCGTCAGTCTCGCCGCCCCGCAGAACCCGGACTGA
- the ybeY gene encoding rRNA maturation RNase YbeY, whose translation MITIEAPNPSPAVTALSKSGLTRFLNRAREAVGVTGEVEVLLTTDAEMKRLNRTFRSKNKATDVLSFPTPHEIAHEHAGDLAISLDTAARQADAYGHTLRDELRILLLHGLLHLHGLDHETDDGQMAALETELRTELHLPVTLIDRVSKPASRKSKAKPRKKKAKP comes from the coding sequence ATGATCACGATTGAAGCTCCCAACCCGTCTCCTGCTGTCACCGCGCTCTCGAAGTCCGGCCTGACGCGCTTCCTCAACCGCGCCCGCGAGGCCGTCGGCGTCACCGGCGAGGTCGAAGTCCTCCTCACCACCGACGCCGAGATGAAGCGCCTCAACCGCACCTTCCGCAGCAAAAATAAAGCCACCGACGTCCTCAGCTTCCCCACACCGCACGAGATCGCCCATGAGCACGCCGGAGATCTCGCCATCTCCCTCGACACTGCCGCCCGACAAGCCGACGCCTACGGCCACACCCTCCGCGACGAGCTCCGCATCCTCCTGCTCCACGGCCTGCTCCACCTCCACGGCCTCGACCACGAGACCGACGACGGCCAGATGGCCGCTCTCGAGACCGAGCTCCGCACCGAACTACACCTTCCCGTCACCCTGATCGACCGCGTCAGTAAGCCCGCGTCACGTAAGAGTAAAGCCAAGCCGCGTAAGAAGAAGGCCAAACCATGA